The proteins below come from a single Xiphophorus couchianus chromosome 20, X_couchianus-1.0, whole genome shotgun sequence genomic window:
- the rae1 gene encoding mRNA export factor isoform X2: protein MSLFGAASGFGTGGTGVFGSTTTDSHNPMKDVEVTSPPDDSISCMAFSPPTMPGNFLIAGSWANDVRCWEVQDNGQTVPKAQQMHTGPVLGVCWSDDGSKVFTASCDKTAKMWDLNSNQAMQIAQHDGPIKSIHWIKAPNYSCVMTGSWDKTLKFWDTRSPNPMMSLQMPERCYCADVVYPMAVVATAERGLIVYQLENQPSEFRRIDSPLKHQHRCVAIFKDKQNKPTGFALGSIEGRVAIHYINPPNPAKDNFTFKCHRSNGTNTTTPQDIYAVNAISFHPVHGTLATVGSDGRFSFWDKDARTKLKTSEQLDQPITACCFNHNGNIFAYASSYDWSKGHEYYNPQKKNYIFLRNAAEELKPRNKK from the exons ATGAGTTTGTTCGGAGCGGCTTCCGGCTTTGGAACAGGAGGGACTGGTGTTTTTGGAAGCACGACAACCGACAGCCATAATCCCATGAAG GATGTCGAAGTGACCTCGCCTCCAGATGACAGCATCAGCTGCATGGCGTTCAGTCCTCCAACCATGCCAGGAAACTTCCTTATTGCGGGATCCTGGGCGAATGAT GTGAGATGTTGGGAGGTGCAGGACAACGGACAGACCGTCCCCAAAGCCCAACAGATGCACACGGGTCCGGTGCTGGGTGTCTGCTGGAGCGAC gaTGGCAGTAAGGTGTTCACCGCTTCATGCGACAAGACGGCCAAGATGTGGGATCTTAACAGCAACCAAGCGATGCAGATTGCACAG CATGACGGTCCAATCAAATCAATCCACTGGATAAAAGCCCCAAACTACAGCTGTGTCATGACCGGCAGCTGGGATAAAACGCTTAAA ttTTGGGACACCCGCTCCCCCAACCCCATGATGTCCCTGCAGATGCCCGAGAGATGCTACTGTGCCGACGTT GTGTATCCCATGGCAGTGGTAGCCACAGCTGAAAGAGGCCTTATAGTGTACCAGTTAGAGAACCAGCCTTCTGAGTTTCGCAGAATAGACTCCCCTCTCAAACATCAG caCCGTTGTGTTGCCATATTTAAGGACAAACAGAACAAGCCAACAGGCTTTGCACTGGGAAGCATTGAGGGCAGAGTGGCGATTCATTACATCAATCCGCCAAACCC AGCCAAAGATAATTTCACCTTCAAGTGCCACAGGTCCAATGGAACCAACACAACCACTCCACAGGACATCTATGCT GTTAACGCCATCTCCTTCCATCCTGTCCACGGCACGCTGGCCACCGTGGGCTCCGACGGACGCTTCAGCTTCTGGGACAAAGACGCGCGCACCAAGCTGAAGACCTCCGAGCAGCTCgaccagccaatcacagcttGCTGCTTCAACCACAACGGCAACATCTTCGCGTACGCCTCGAGCTACGACTGGTCAAAG GGCCATGAGTACTACAACCCCCAGAAAAAGAACTACATCTTTCTGAGGAATGCCGCTGAGGAGCTGAAGCCTCGGAACAAGAAATG
- the rae1 gene encoding mRNA export factor isoform X1, producing the protein MSLFGAASGFGTGGTGVFGSTTTDSHNPMKDVEVTSPPDDSISCMAFSPPTMPGNFLIAGSWANDVRCWEVQDNGQTVPKAQQMHTGPVLGVCWSDDGSKVFTASCDKTAKMWDLNSNQAMQIAQHDGPIKSIHWIKAPNYSCVMTGSWDKTLKFWDTRSPNPMMSLQMPERCYCADVVYPMAVVATAERGLIVYQLENQPSEFRRIDSPLKHQHRCVAIFKDKQNKPTGFALGSIEGRVAIHYINPPNPAKDNFTFKCHRSNGTNTTTPQDIYAVNAISFHPVHGTLATVGSDGRFSFWDKDARTKLKTSEQLDQPITACCFNHNGNIFAYASSYDWSKGHEYYNPQKKNYIFLRNAAEELKPRNKKW; encoded by the exons ATGAGTTTGTTCGGAGCGGCTTCCGGCTTTGGAACAGGAGGGACTGGTGTTTTTGGAAGCACGACAACCGACAGCCATAATCCCATGAAG GATGTCGAAGTGACCTCGCCTCCAGATGACAGCATCAGCTGCATGGCGTTCAGTCCTCCAACCATGCCAGGAAACTTCCTTATTGCGGGATCCTGGGCGAATGAT GTGAGATGTTGGGAGGTGCAGGACAACGGACAGACCGTCCCCAAAGCCCAACAGATGCACACGGGTCCGGTGCTGGGTGTCTGCTGGAGCGAC gaTGGCAGTAAGGTGTTCACCGCTTCATGCGACAAGACGGCCAAGATGTGGGATCTTAACAGCAACCAAGCGATGCAGATTGCACAG CATGACGGTCCAATCAAATCAATCCACTGGATAAAAGCCCCAAACTACAGCTGTGTCATGACCGGCAGCTGGGATAAAACGCTTAAA ttTTGGGACACCCGCTCCCCCAACCCCATGATGTCCCTGCAGATGCCCGAGAGATGCTACTGTGCCGACGTT GTGTATCCCATGGCAGTGGTAGCCACAGCTGAAAGAGGCCTTATAGTGTACCAGTTAGAGAACCAGCCTTCTGAGTTTCGCAGAATAGACTCCCCTCTCAAACATCAG caCCGTTGTGTTGCCATATTTAAGGACAAACAGAACAAGCCAACAGGCTTTGCACTGGGAAGCATTGAGGGCAGAGTGGCGATTCATTACATCAATCCGCCAAACCC AGCCAAAGATAATTTCACCTTCAAGTGCCACAGGTCCAATGGAACCAACACAACCACTCCACAGGACATCTATGCT GTTAACGCCATCTCCTTCCATCCTGTCCACGGCACGCTGGCCACCGTGGGCTCCGACGGACGCTTCAGCTTCTGGGACAAAGACGCGCGCACCAAGCTGAAGACCTCCGAGCAGCTCgaccagccaatcacagcttGCTGCTTCAACCACAACGGCAACATCTTCGCGTACGCCTCGAGCTACGACTGGTCAAAG GGCCATGAGTACTACAACCCCCAGAAAAAGAACTACATCTTTCTGAGGAATGCCGCTGAGGAGCTGAAGCCTCGGAACAAGAAATGGTGA